Part of the Trypanosoma brucei gambiense DAL972 chromosome 8, complete sequence genome, CACGAGTGGAACATCACAGTCGCAACAtctaaacaaaaagaaggcagACGACAGGAAAAATTTGTAGGAGACAAAGAAGATAACTTTACCAAGGAATATAAAGAATTGTTCGCCGGCTTAGAAGGGGGAAGGCAACAAGACATGAATCAACTGGAGAGCCTCAAGAAACACACATGTGTTGTAATCGACACAGCAGATTTCTCTCTTCTGAAAGAATTTTCTGCTGAAGATGCCACAACTAACCCATCGTTGGTCCTAGCTGGCAGTCAGGTCCCGCAACACGCTCACCTCGTCAACAGTGCCGTAGAGTTTGCACGCTCTAATGTCTCTCGGCTACGTGATGGCCTCCTCTCCAGCGCTGATGATGAGCGCGCCCAGTTGCTGGAGCTCGCAGTTGACAAACTAACAGTGAGTTTCGGTGTGGAAATCCTAAAGGCCATTCCTGGTCGGGTGAGCTCAGAGGTAGATGCTCGCCTCTCCTACGACGCTGACAAGATGGTCAAGAAGGCGCAACATATCGTGCAATTGTATGCGGAGGCTGGTGTACCAAAGGAAAGGTTGTATATAAAGCTGGCTTCCACGTGGGAGGGCATTCGCGCCGCGGAGCGCCTGGAACGTGAGGGCATCAACTGCAACCTCACATTACTATTCTCATTCGATCAGGCCGTGGCCTGTGCTCAAGCAGGCGTTGCCCTCATCTCTCCCTTCGTTGGTCGAGTATTGGATTGGTATAAAGCAAAGTACCCGGAGCAGGCCGACACATTCATTGGAGCACAGGATCCAGGCGTCATTGCTGTAACGAAAATTTACAACTACTACAAGGAGCATGGTTACAAAACCGTTGTGATGGGAGCATCGTTCCGCAACACTGGTGAAGTACTAGAGTTGGCTGGTTGTGATAAACTTACCATTTCTCCTAAGCTACTGCAAGAACTCGCCAGCACACCTGGTGAAGTCGTGCGGAAATTGGACCCGGCACAACTCACCCAATCCATACCGAAGCGTTCTGAATTGACAAGACCGGAATCTCTCTTTGAGAGGGAGACAAACAACATGGCAGTTGAGAAGTTGGAAGAAGGTATCCGAAACTTTGCAAAGGATACAGAAAAGTTGGAAGCACTCATCGCTACACTTTTGTAAGGGAGGGTACCCACCATCAAGTAACTTTCAGATATATTCATCTTTGGCGACATGGTAAAGTAGATACGTTTTTACGGGTTTGATTGGTACCCGGCTGTTGGTTGAAGTGCGAGTATTGTGTTGCGACTGAGATTGTTATAGTAGACTATAATGGTCACTCCATCCATACACAATGCTGTAGCGGAGACGAGGCTAAGTGAATCGAATTAATAAGAAGCCTCAATGGAAATACACTACTGGTGACATTCCACGGGTAAACACTATGTTGCTTTTCGGATGTGGCGCAGGTGGCTAAGTGgaatgaagaggggaaactgggaaaaaggaaggttTGTAATGACAGAAGTAACATTAATGTTTGACAGTAC contains:
- a CDS encoding transaldolase, putative, with amino-acid sequence MNQLESLKKHTCVVIDTADFSLLKEFSAEDATTNPSLVLAGSQVPQHAHLVNSAVEFARSNVSRLRDGLLSSADDERAQLLELAVDKLTVSFGVEILKAIPGRVSSEVDARLSYDADKMVKKAQHIVQLYAEAGVPKERLYIKLASTWEGIRAAERLEREGINCNLTLLFSFDQAVACAQAGVALISPFVGRVLDWYKAKYPEQADTFIGAQDPGVIAVTKIYNYYKEHGYKTVVMGASFRNTGEVLELAGCDKLTISPKLLQELASTPGEVVRKLDPAQLTQSIPKRSELTRPESLFERETNNMAVEKLEEGIRNFAKDTEKLEALIATLL